From one Lysinibacillus sp. G4S2 genomic stretch:
- the mgsA gene encoding methylglyoxal synthase — protein sequence MKIALIAHDRKKDNLVQFAIAYQDILNEHTLFATGTTGQRVIEATGLEVTRFRSGPLGGDQQIGAMIANNDMDMVIFFRDPLTAQPHEPDVSALIRLCDVYQVPLATNMGTAEILLKGLQEGFVDWRLIQERRD from the coding sequence ATGAAAATCGCATTAATTGCACATGATCGCAAAAAAGATAATTTAGTACAGTTTGCTATTGCTTACCAAGATATATTAAATGAGCATACGCTGTTTGCTACAGGCACAACTGGACAGCGCGTTATTGAAGCTACAGGCTTAGAGGTAACACGTTTTCGCTCAGGTCCACTTGGTGGCGACCAACAAATTGGCGCAATGATTGCCAATAATGATATGGACATGGTCATTTTTTTCCGTGATCCTTTAACAGCACAACCACATGAGCCAGATGTTTCTGCACTTATTCGTCTTTGTGATGTATACCAAGTGCCTCTGGCCACAAATATGGGAACTGCAGAAATATTACTAAAAGGCCTACAAGAAGGCTTTGTGGATTGGAGACTGATTCAAGAAAGACGAGATTAA
- the bshA gene encoding N-acetyl-alpha-D-glucosaminyl L-malate synthase BshA — MRKLKIGITCYPTVGGSGVIATELGKMLAERGHEIHFITSSVPFRLNKIYPTVFFHEVEVNNYSVFQYSPYDIALASKMADVIKDEELDVLHVHYAIPHAVCAVLAREMSGRDIGIVTTLHGTDISVLGQDSTLSQAIKYGINKSDIVTTVSEALKQQTYELIDTVKPITTIYNFVDEREYFPRNPGNLKEQFGIQEDEKVIIHVSNFRKIKNLPHIIDAFMKIRANMKAKLLLVGDGPEKHRVMDQVKESPYMKDVLFLGKQENLAELYAISDLKLLLSQQESFGLVLLEAMACGVPCIGSAVGGIPEVIEHDVDGYIVELGDTDAVAEYAVNLLNDEEKLQRFREAAIRAVDEKFHSAKIVEQYEKLYEKVAERNHAKQ; from the coding sequence ATGAGAAAGCTAAAAATCGGCATTACCTGTTATCCAACAGTTGGAGGCTCTGGTGTTATCGCAACAGAATTAGGAAAAATGCTTGCAGAGAGAGGACACGAAATTCATTTCATCACCTCAAGCGTACCATTTCGATTGAATAAAATTTATCCAACCGTCTTTTTCCATGAAGTAGAAGTTAATAACTATTCAGTATTTCAGTATTCGCCATATGATATAGCATTAGCGAGTAAAATGGCGGACGTGATTAAAGATGAAGAATTAGATGTGCTACATGTACATTATGCAATACCACATGCTGTTTGTGCTGTTTTAGCACGAGAAATGAGTGGTCGTGACATTGGGATTGTTACAACGCTACATGGTACAGATATTTCGGTGCTTGGGCAGGATTCTACCCTTTCACAGGCAATTAAGTATGGCATTAACAAATCTGATATCGTTACGACAGTATCTGAGGCATTAAAGCAACAAACTTACGAGCTTATTGATACAGTAAAGCCAATTACTACAATTTACAACTTTGTTGATGAACGTGAATACTTCCCACGCAATCCAGGGAACTTGAAGGAACAGTTTGGAATTCAAGAAGATGAAAAAGTTATTATTCACGTATCGAACTTCCGTAAAATTAAGAATCTTCCGCATATTATCGACGCCTTTATGAAGATTCGTGCAAACATGAAGGCAAAGTTATTGCTTGTAGGTGACGGTCCTGAAAAGCATCGTGTGATGGACCAAGTAAAGGAAAGTCCTTATATGAAAGATGTTCTATTTTTGGGCAAACAAGAAAACTTAGCTGAATTGTATGCCATAAGTGACCTTAAATTATTGCTATCACAGCAGGAATCATTTGGGTTAGTTTTACTTGAAGCAATGGCTTGTGGCGTACCTTGTATTGGATCGGCTGTAGGCGGTATTCCTGAAGTCATTGAGCATGATGTAGATGGCTATATAGTGGAATTAGGAGATACGGATGCAGTGGCAGAATATGCAGTGAATCTATTGAATGATGAAGAGAAATTACAACGTTTCCGAGAAGCAGCTATTCGTGCTGTTGATGAAAAATTCCACTCAGCTAAAATTGTAGAGCAATATGAAAAATTGTACGAAAAGGTTGCTGAAAGAAATCATGCAAAACAATAA
- a CDS encoding CCA tRNA nucleotidyltransferase, producing MQNNKEWQAAYSVIEQLENVGFEAVVVGGAVRDAILGRPAHDVDVATIAMPEEVKSVFNNTVDVGIQHGTVLVIVPAGPVEVTTYRTDGEYTDHRRPEEVQFVRSLKEDLKRRDFTMNAIAMRRDGSFVDFYGGCQDIEAGLIRAVGDAQKRFSEDALRMLRAVRFSAQLGFVIESETLKAMKDKADTISWIAKERIKAELDKLWIGKDVFNGIQKLEESGLGAHLNGNFQANHWSEFNAQDKLLGWAYFALLQGEHWREVLGSYRLSNKEMAFVKAVLAALEALKNGWTNMDYFSHTQQELEAACYFAELRQLNVQMPQQSIEEIQTKLPIKHKQELIVNGSDLLKWSGKKGGPWVKEALQAMLEAVVNDELENGRQEIKDWIEHDYFTKE from the coding sequence ATGCAAAACAATAAAGAATGGCAAGCAGCCTATTCAGTTATTGAACAACTTGAAAACGTAGGCTTTGAAGCAGTGGTCGTTGGTGGTGCGGTCCGAGATGCAATACTCGGTCGTCCCGCCCATGATGTAGATGTTGCAACAATTGCTATGCCAGAAGAAGTAAAGTCTGTTTTTAATAACACGGTTGATGTAGGGATTCAGCATGGGACGGTACTTGTTATCGTGCCAGCTGGACCTGTCGAAGTCACGACATATCGCACAGATGGTGAATATACGGATCACCGTAGACCAGAGGAAGTGCAATTTGTACGTTCGCTGAAAGAAGATTTAAAGCGCCGAGATTTTACGATGAACGCCATAGCAATGCGCCGTGATGGCTCTTTTGTTGATTTTTACGGAGGATGCCAAGATATTGAGGCTGGACTAATTCGAGCTGTTGGTGACGCGCAGAAACGCTTTTCAGAAGATGCATTAAGAATGCTGAGAGCCGTACGTTTTTCAGCGCAGCTCGGTTTCGTGATTGAATCAGAAACCTTGAAAGCAATGAAGGACAAGGCTGATACTATTTCTTGGATTGCGAAAGAGCGCATAAAGGCAGAGCTTGATAAGCTATGGATAGGGAAAGATGTTTTTAATGGCATTCAAAAGCTAGAGGAAAGTGGCTTAGGAGCACATTTGAATGGTAATTTTCAAGCTAATCACTGGAGTGAGTTTAATGCTCAAGACAAGCTATTAGGTTGGGCATATTTTGCATTGTTACAGGGTGAGCATTGGCGAGAGGTGCTTGGCAGCTATCGTTTATCGAATAAGGAGATGGCGTTTGTAAAAGCTGTGTTAGCAGCTCTAGAAGCTTTAAAGAATGGCTGGACGAATATGGATTATTTTTCGCATACACAACAGGAACTCGAAGCAGCTTGTTATTTTGCGGAGCTTAGACAGTTAAACGTTCAAATGCCACAGCAAAGCATTGAGGAAATACAGACAAAGCTTCCCATTAAACATAAGCAGGAGCTAATTGTAAACGGTTCGGACTTGTTAAAATGGTCTGGAAAAAAAGGTGGACCATGGGTAAAAGAAGCGTTGCAGGCGATGCTAGAAGCGGTTGTGAATGATGAGCTTGAAAATGGCCGACAGGAAATAAAGGATTGGATAGAACACGATTATTTCACCAAAGAATGA
- a CDS encoding CPCC family cysteine-rich protein, which produces MKYPCSCCGYKTIDSDGEYEICPICFWEDDPFQKVNIDEEGANKISLVEAQSNYFRLGVSEEQFSHHVRKPGIEDKRNPDWKPIKESLWRLL; this is translated from the coding sequence ATGAAATATCCTTGTTCATGTTGTGGTTATAAAACAATTGATAGTGATGGTGAGTATGAAATCTGTCCAATTTGTTTTTGGGAGGACGATCCTTTTCAGAAAGTAAATATAGATGAAGAGGGGGCTAATAAAATCTCTTTGGTAGAGGCGCAATCAAACTATTTCCGTTTGGGTGTCTCAGAAGAGCAATTTAGTCATCATGTTAGAAAGCCAGGAATTGAAGACAAAAGAAATCCTGACTGGAAACCGATTAAAGAATCTTTATGGAGGTTATTATGA
- a CDS encoding biotin--[acetyl-CoA-carboxylase] ligase: MSISMKDEILKRILAANGEAVSGQELADSLGVSRTAVWKHMQTLQEEGYTFETVKKKGYVLTGVPNSLSPTQIDLFLNTEHFGREIHYFDVVDSTQTIAHRLAQEGAPHGTIIIGEEQTAGRGRMARPWESAKGTGIWMTIIVRPDVTPQQASSYTLVVAVAVTMAIKTLYKHVEPAIKWPNDLLINGKKCTGILTEMQAEADLVQALLVGIGINANQVESDFSPEIANIATSLRLEAGEEINRAALVASILQYLEQFTELYVKEGFASIKNLWEQMSCTIGKRIEVTTLRGRFEGIASGVTDEGVLQLTQDDGTVRTIYAGDIKIL, from the coding sequence ATGAGTATTTCCATGAAGGATGAAATTTTAAAAAGAATATTAGCTGCTAATGGTGAAGCGGTGTCAGGTCAGGAGCTTGCAGATTCTCTTGGAGTATCACGTACAGCTGTATGGAAACATATGCAGACGCTGCAGGAGGAAGGCTATACATTTGAAACTGTAAAGAAAAAAGGCTATGTGCTGACTGGTGTGCCAAATAGCTTAAGTCCAACACAAATTGACCTGTTTTTAAATACGGAACACTTTGGACGTGAAATTCATTATTTTGATGTTGTAGATTCTACGCAAACAATTGCCCATAGGCTTGCACAGGAAGGCGCTCCACATGGCACGATCATAATCGGGGAGGAGCAAACTGCTGGTCGTGGTCGTATGGCGCGTCCATGGGAATCTGCAAAAGGTACAGGTATTTGGATGACCATTATCGTGAGACCTGATGTGACTCCTCAGCAAGCTTCATCATATACGCTTGTTGTAGCTGTTGCGGTGACAATGGCTATTAAAACATTATATAAACATGTTGAGCCGGCCATTAAATGGCCAAATGATTTACTCATTAATGGTAAGAAATGTACAGGAATTTTAACGGAAATGCAGGCTGAGGCAGACCTTGTACAAGCACTACTAGTAGGCATTGGTATTAATGCAAACCAAGTCGAATCAGATTTCTCACCAGAGATTGCTAATATTGCAACCTCTTTACGTTTAGAAGCGGGTGAGGAAATTAATCGTGCAGCCCTTGTCGCATCTATTTTACAATACTTAGAACAATTCACGGAATTATACGTGAAAGAGGGCTTTGCTAGCATTAAAAATTTATGGGAACAAATGTCATGTACCATTGGGAAACGTATTGAAGTGACAACTTTACGTGGGCGCTTTGAGGGCATTGCCAGTGGCGTTACCGATGAAGGTGTACTACAGCTAACACAGGATGATGGCACAGTCCGAACAATTTATGCTGGGGATATTAAAATTTTATAA
- a CDS encoding DUF4097 family beta strand repeat-containing protein: MMSRHTHIAMTMIAFGILLALVGYFSGGKWNFVLNDEGIHVPKSNKLINNSYELDDFTNINVVNNYGDVEIVTSDRYALETNVVEDDDITYSIKDSTLTIETKTKKKNGLQFGFSSFNSPSIKIYVPADVKLNTVVLNSKFGDTTIHDLNYQQLNLIEDFGDIIFKNTTGDKTEITQSFGDMKLQQFSSNGFVAESDNGDIDIDGTLNGQSSITSSFGDTTLHLQNKKSEIGFELETDFGDLTVDKKDQNGKVSQEYKGDNQLKATLSNGDLQLTLK; this comes from the coding sequence ATGATGTCTCGACATACACATATCGCTATGACTATGATTGCTTTTGGCATACTGTTAGCTCTAGTTGGTTATTTCTCTGGCGGAAAATGGAACTTTGTGTTAAATGATGAAGGCATCCATGTGCCCAAGAGCAATAAACTAATAAACAATTCTTATGAACTGGATGATTTTACTAACATCAATGTTGTCAATAACTATGGCGATGTTGAAATTGTTACTAGCGATCGTTATGCATTAGAAACAAATGTTGTTGAAGATGATGATATTACGTATAGCATTAAAGATAGTACATTAACTATAGAAACAAAGACTAAGAAAAAGAATGGTTTACAATTCGGTTTTAGTAGCTTTAATTCTCCTTCCATCAAAATCTATGTTCCTGCAGATGTAAAATTGAATACCGTTGTCCTTAATAGTAAGTTTGGGGATACAACCATTCATGATTTGAATTATCAGCAGTTAAATCTTATTGAAGATTTTGGAGACATTATATTTAAAAACACTACTGGTGATAAAACGGAGATTACTCAATCGTTTGGTGATATGAAGCTACAGCAATTTTCAAGCAATGGCTTCGTTGCTGAAAGTGATAATGGTGATATTGACATAGATGGTACATTAAATGGTCAATCCTCTATTACGTCTAGCTTTGGAGACACCACACTTCACTTACAAAACAAAAAAAGTGAAATTGGCTTTGAATTAGAAACTGACTTCGGGGATCTTACAGTTGATAAGAAAGATCAAAACGGCAAAGTATCACAAGAATATAAAGGTGATAATCAGCTAAAAGCAACACTTTCAAATGGTGACTTACAGTTGACGTTGAAATAA
- a CDS encoding DUF1700 domain-containing protein has product MNRASFLKKLRGKLHRLPAHEIDAALAYYEEYFDEAGEENEQKVIQQLGSPSHVASQIMADYVLKDLEATPTSTKKNMSAIWIIILAILSAPLSLPLLAVAIALIFSFGVVIFSIVFAIIATVLSIIFGGIVALISGFFILTVDWPTALLFMGVGFIVTGLGILLFPVVARFIKKIVVVCVETLARLFHKITKKRKEGY; this is encoded by the coding sequence ATGAATAGAGCTAGCTTTCTGAAAAAGCTACGGGGGAAATTACACCGTCTTCCAGCGCATGAGATTGATGCTGCGCTTGCCTATTATGAGGAATATTTCGATGAAGCAGGAGAAGAAAATGAACAGAAGGTCATTCAACAGCTAGGTTCCCCTTCTCATGTTGCATCACAAATAATGGCGGACTATGTATTAAAGGATTTAGAAGCAACCCCAACTTCGACTAAGAAAAATATGTCTGCGATTTGGATTATCATTCTAGCAATATTATCTGCCCCACTTTCATTACCGTTACTAGCAGTTGCTATAGCGCTTATTTTTTCATTTGGTGTAGTCATTTTCAGCATTGTCTTTGCAATTATTGCAACTGTACTTAGTATCATTTTCGGTGGAATCGTTGCACTTATTTCAGGCTTCTTCATTTTAACGGTGGACTGGCCGACAGCGTTACTCTTTATGGGTGTTGGCTTTATTGTTACAGGTTTAGGCATCTTACTTTTCCCAGTCGTTGCTCGTTTTATCAAAAAAATAGTCGTTGTTTGTGTTGAAACACTAGCTAGACTATTTCATAAAATAACGAAAAAGCGGAAGGAGGGATACTAA
- a CDS encoding PadR family transcriptional regulator has product MTFQLGSALLDACVLAIVDKEDAYGYSLTQQVQSVMDISESTLYPVLRRLQKANYLTTYDQPYQGRNRRYYQITEQGRIRLLELLKEWQLYKEKVDCVLLGGEKG; this is encoded by the coding sequence ATGACATTTCAGCTTGGCTCAGCTTTACTTGACGCTTGTGTACTCGCCATCGTTGATAAAGAGGATGCTTACGGCTACTCATTAACACAGCAAGTACAATCTGTGATGGATATATCAGAATCTACGCTTTACCCAGTTTTACGTCGTTTACAAAAAGCAAATTACTTAACAACCTACGATCAGCCCTATCAAGGCAGAAATAGACGCTATTACCAAATTACAGAGCAAGGTCGAATACGATTATTGGAGCTATTAAAAGAATGGCAACTGTATAAAGAAAAAGTTGATTGTGTACTTTTAGGAGGGGAAAAAGGATGA
- a CDS encoding IS30 family transposase has product MQKKLNIKGTQKKPRLTEIQRGKLEAYLDEGNLSKAEIARRLGVCRATIYNEIKRGTTTQVRIVNSKRIYTTKYFATTGQAITERNVARSRNPLKVKRVSAFLEYADQLMKEKEWSPDAVVGRTLLDGKFRREEMVCAKTLYAYIDLRLLKTRNSDLVSKTSRKTKTVRRARKNIKCLGESIEKRPQHIETREEFGHFEIDSVIGRKDKEDDVLLTLIERKTRREFIFKMDGKDADSVNYAIETILKNFGELAPKLFKSITADNGSEFSELAEKCQELMGIYFTHPYSSWERGTNENHNRMIRRWLPKGTSIENYSRSYIQSVEDKMNHLPRRIHGFKTPHEMFEEELKRLRESA; this is encoded by the coding sequence ATGCAAAAAAAGCTTAACATAAAAGGAACTCAAAAGAAACCCAGACTTACTGAAATTCAACGTGGAAAGTTAGAAGCTTACCTTGATGAAGGGAATTTATCAAAAGCTGAGATTGCCCGTAGATTGGGTGTTTGTCGTGCTACTATATATAACGAAATCAAGCGTGGAACTACTACACAAGTGAGGATAGTAAATAGTAAACGAATCTATACCACGAAGTACTTCGCTACAACGGGTCAAGCAATCACTGAACGAAATGTGGCTCGTTCTCGTAACCCTTTGAAGGTGAAGCGAGTATCGGCTTTTCTAGAATACGCAGATCAATTAATGAAGGAAAAGGAGTGGTCTCCAGACGCTGTTGTTGGTCGTACATTGCTTGATGGTAAGTTTCGTCGTGAAGAAATGGTTTGCGCAAAAACTCTTTATGCGTATATAGATCTTAGGTTGTTGAAAACTAGAAATTCTGACTTAGTTTCCAAGACATCGCGTAAAACAAAGACAGTACGTAGGGCTAGAAAAAATATAAAATGTTTAGGCGAAAGTATTGAAAAACGCCCACAGCACATTGAAACACGAGAGGAATTTGGTCATTTTGAAATCGATTCAGTGATCGGTAGAAAAGACAAAGAAGATGATGTTTTATTAACACTGATCGAACGGAAAACGCGTCGAGAATTTATTTTCAAAATGGACGGTAAGGATGCGGATTCCGTGAACTATGCGATTGAAACCATTCTAAAGAATTTTGGGGAGTTAGCACCTAAACTATTCAAATCCATTACAGCAGATAACGGGAGTGAGTTTTCAGAGCTTGCGGAAAAATGCCAAGAGTTGATGGGGATTTACTTCACACACCCCTACTCATCATGGGAGCGAGGAACAAATGAAAACCACAATAGAATGATTCGTAGATGGTTACCAAAAGGAACGTCCATAGAGAACTACAGTAGATCTTACATCCAATCTGTAGAAGATAAAATGAACCACTTGCCACGACGAATACATGGATTCAAAACACCGCATGAGATGTTTGAGGAAGAATTAAAGAGATTAAGAGAATCAGCGTAA
- the panB gene encoding 3-methyl-2-oxobutanoate hydroxymethyltransferase, protein MKTTSDFLKMKAAGEKIVMLTAYDYPAAKFAEEAGVDMILVGDSLGMVVLGYDSTMPVTVADMVHHAKAVRRGAKDTFVVVDMPFGSYHGDVHETLKTAVSMMQETGADALKLEGAGDVLPVIRKLTSAGIPVVAHLGLLPQSAGVLGGYKVQGKTAEQATKLIEDAKKCQEAGACAVVLECIPHQLTEMVSANLIIPTVGIGAGAEADGQVLVYHDMLSYGSHHVPKFVEQFADMGREASQGIASYVKEVKAGTFPAPKHSFTMKEEALDQLYGGVK, encoded by the coding sequence ATGAAAACAACTTCAGATTTTTTAAAGATGAAGGCAGCAGGTGAAAAAATCGTTATGCTCACTGCATATGATTATCCTGCTGCAAAATTTGCCGAAGAAGCAGGCGTCGATATGATTCTAGTGGGAGATTCACTAGGCATGGTCGTACTAGGCTATGATTCTACAATGCCAGTAACAGTAGCAGACATGGTCCATCATGCAAAAGCAGTGCGCCGCGGGGCAAAGGATACGTTTGTTGTTGTTGATATGCCATTTGGTTCGTATCACGGTGATGTACACGAAACGTTGAAGACTGCAGTATCAATGATGCAGGAAACAGGGGCAGATGCACTAAAGTTAGAGGGTGCAGGAGATGTTCTACCAGTCATTCGTAAATTAACGTCAGCTGGTATTCCGGTAGTAGCACACTTAGGTTTATTACCGCAATCAGCAGGCGTGCTTGGTGGATACAAAGTTCAAGGTAAAACAGCTGAACAGGCAACGAAACTCATTGAAGATGCAAAAAAATGTCAAGAGGCTGGAGCATGTGCAGTCGTCTTAGAATGTATTCCGCATCAGCTAACAGAAATGGTATCTGCTAATCTTATTATTCCAACGGTTGGGATTGGTGCTGGTGCAGAGGCAGATGGACAAGTTTTAGTGTATCATGACATGCTAAGCTATGGTTCACATCATGTACCAAAATTTGTAGAGCAGTTCGCCGATATGGGCCGAGAAGCGAGCCAAGGAATTGCTAGTTACGTGAAAGAGGTAAAGGCTGGTACATTCCCTGCGCCGAAGCATTCCTTCACGATGAAAGAGGAAGCATTGGATCAGCTATATGGGGGAGTAAAGTAA
- the panC gene encoding pantoate--beta-alanine ligase: MKVVTTIQALSIEIQAAKQAQKTIGLVPTMGYLHEGHLTLAKTARAENDLVVMSIFVNPTQFGPNEDFESYPRDLPRDTALAESVGVDIIFAPSVEEMYPHDGGIRIHAGEQATILCGASRPGHFDGVLQVVSKLFHLAQPTRAYFGQKDAQQVAIIDTMVRDFNFPLEMRVVPIVREEDGLAKSSRNVYLSESERQEAPAINEALQLARNSFLANGNAANALAKAKEHITARTHGEIDYIELLAYPDLIPVTVETEQVLLAAAVYIGKTRLIDNCIFNVKEGL; encoded by the coding sequence ATGAAAGTCGTAACTACTATCCAAGCGCTATCTATAGAAATCCAAGCAGCGAAGCAAGCTCAGAAAACAATTGGACTCGTTCCAACAATGGGGTATTTACATGAGGGCCATTTAACGCTAGCAAAAACAGCTCGTGCCGAAAATGATTTAGTCGTGATGAGTATATTTGTAAACCCAACACAATTTGGGCCAAACGAAGACTTTGAAAGCTATCCCCGTGATTTGCCACGGGATACTGCCTTGGCAGAGTCTGTCGGTGTAGATATTATTTTCGCACCAAGTGTTGAAGAAATGTATCCTCACGATGGTGGTATTCGTATTCATGCGGGTGAACAGGCAACCATTCTTTGCGGGGCCAGCCGTCCAGGACATTTTGATGGCGTTTTACAGGTTGTGTCAAAACTATTTCATCTAGCACAGCCGACAAGAGCATATTTCGGACAAAAGGACGCACAGCAGGTTGCTATTATCGATACAATGGTACGAGATTTTAATTTCCCTTTAGAAATGCGAGTAGTACCGATTGTACGTGAGGAGGACGGTTTAGCTAAGTCTTCTCGTAATGTCTATTTAAGTGAATCTGAGCGACAAGAGGCACCAGCAATTAATGAAGCACTACAGCTTGCTCGTAATAGCTTCTTAGCGAATGGTAATGCAGCGAATGCACTTGCTAAAGCAAAGGAACATATTACAGCTCGTACACATGGGGAAATTGATTATATTGAGCTATTAGCGTATCCAGATTTAATACCAGTAACAGTTGAAACGGAGCAAGTACTGTTGGCAGCGGCTGTATACATTGGTAAAACTCGTTTAATTGATAATTGTATCTTTAATGTGAAAGAAGGACTATAA
- the panD gene encoding aspartate 1-decarboxylase, with product MLRMMMNSKIHRATVTQADLNYVGSITIDEDILDAVGMLPNEKVHIVNNNNGARFETYIIAGERGSGVICVNGAAARLVQCGDIVIIISYVYVDNAEAKDHKPTVAIMGEGNTIKEMISYEPEATVM from the coding sequence ATGTTACGAATGATGATGAACAGTAAAATCCACCGTGCTACAGTGACACAAGCAGATTTAAACTATGTTGGGTCCATTACGATTGATGAGGATATTTTAGACGCAGTAGGCATGTTACCAAACGAAAAGGTGCATATCGTCAATAATAACAATGGGGCTCGCTTTGAAACCTACATTATTGCAGGGGAGCGTGGATCAGGCGTTATTTGTGTTAACGGTGCAGCAGCACGTCTAGTACAATGTGGAGATATTGTAATTATTATTTCTTATGTGTATGTAGATAACGCAGAGGCAAAAGATCATAAGCCAACGGTTGCCATTATGGGAGAAGGTAATACTATTAAAGAAATGATATCCTATGAGCCAGAAGCAACGGTGATGTAG